DNA sequence from the Amycolatopsis sp. Hca4 genome:
TGACGGAGGCCGGATCCGGCGTGCTGGAGGCCGTAACTCGCGTGATCCGGGCCGTACCGGGTCCGATCACGCGGGATCCGCCGCCAGTCACGCGAGTTCCGGCTCTGATCACGCGGGATCCGGTGGGGATCACGCGGGCGGGCTCAGGAGAGTTCGCGGAGGGCGAGGGCGAGGCCGGCCAGGCGGTCGGTGGCGTCGGTGAGGGCCTGCTTGGACGTCACCAGGCCGTCGCCGGCCGCGGCGACCGTGTGGCCGGCCGCGGCGACCAGGCCGCGGTAGCCCTCGAGGCCGTCGTCGAGCTGGTCGCGGAGCTTGGCCACCGCTGCGTCCAGGGCCGGCTTCTCGCGGGCCGGCGCGGAGTCGCGGCCGCGCTCGATCGCCTGGATGCGGGCGGCCAGGCCGCGCAACGCGGCCGCCGCTTCGGTGGCCGTCTGGCGGGCGTCGGCGACCGAGACCTCCGAGACCGGGGGCGCGCCCAGCGAGGACGGCACCGAGAGCTGGCGCAGCAGCTCGCCCAGCGAGGCTTCGCACTCGGCGAGGCGCTCCATCGGCTCGCGGGCCGCCGAGCGGGCGGGCGGCAGCGGCGGCGGGCCGGCCGGGGCCGCCGGGATCGGGGTGCGCTTGAGGTCACGCAGCTTCAGCCCGGACCGGACGCTGAAGGTGCCGAAGATGACGACCCCGGCGAACGCGGTGATCGCCTGCGGCATCATCGCGGCGTGGGTCGGGCTGATCCAGCCCAGCGCGGCCGCCACGGTGACGACGCCGCACAGGATCGTCAGGATGATCCACAGCGTCAGCGCCTTCGACGTCCGGCGCTTGCGGCGTTCGAGCTTCGCGGCCGGGTGGTTCCAGCGATCCCACTTGGCGCGCGCCTCGGCGAACGCGGGGACCTGGCTGGCCATGGACGACAGCGAGGCCGTCATGTCGGGCCGCCGGACCGGCGGCCGTTGCAGCGGGTTCGGGCGCTGCGGTGCAGGCTTCCCGCCGGCCTGGTCGGCCGGCGGGAAGTACTTCTGCACCTTCTGGAGCTTCTCCTGGGCGCGCACCGCGTAGTCGGGCAGCTTCTCGATGTGCTTCTCCAGCTTCGCGCTCAGCTCGCTGAAGTCACGGCGTCTGCCGCCCTGCTGCGCCATGGTGCTCGCCCCCTTCGGCGTCGTCAGGCCGGGTTCTTGCCCTGCTCGGCCTGCACGCGCGCCTGGATTTCCCGCTGGATGTCGGACTGGCTGGTCGACGCCGGGGCCGCCTTGCCGCCGTCGGTGACCTGGGCGACCGAGTCGCCGTGCATCGACGCGCGGATCTGCTGCAGCCGCGACTGGCCTGCCAGCTGCGTGGTGGAGGCCTGGACCTCCATCATGCGACCCTGGACCGAGTTCTGGGCGAGCTCCGCCGAGCCCAGCGCCGTGGTGTAGCGCTTCTCGATCTTGTCGCGGACCTCTTCCAGCGACGGCGTGTTGCCCGGCGCGGCCAGCTGGCTCATCTGGTTGAGCGAAGCGGAGACCTGCTCCTGCATCTTCGCCTGCTCCAGCTGCGAGAGCAGCTTGGTGCGCTCGGCCAGCTTCTGCTGCAGCATCTGCGAGTTGCGTTCCACGGCCTTCTTGGCCTGGGCCGCGGCCTGCAGCGACTGGTCGTGCAGCGTCTTCAGGTCCTCGATGCTCTGCTCGGCCGTGACGAGCTGCGTCGCGAAGCTTTCCGCGGCGTTCTCGAACTCGGTCGCCTTCTGCTCGTCGCCCTTGGCGCGCGCCTCGTCCGCGAGGACCAGCGCCTGCCGGGTCGAGGCCTGCAGCTTCTCGACCTCGCCGAGCTGCCGGTTGAGCTTCATCTCCAGCTGCCGCTGGTTGCCGATCACGGAGGCGGCCTGCTGCGTCAGCGCCTGGTGGTTGCGCTGCGCCTCCTCGATGGCCTGCTGGATCTGTACCTTCGGGTCGGCGTGCTCGTCGATCTTCGACGAGAACGCCGCCATCATGTACTTCCAGAACTTCACGAACGGGTTGGCCATCTCCTCCGCCTGCCTTCTTGCGTCCCACGGGCCTAGGTACTCGGGGTGTGGGGCGTCGCTCCCCTGCTGACAGTTCAACGCACCAACCCCGGCGTCGGGTTCCATCGTGTCAGGTCGGCCACGTCCGTTCCAGGCGACCCGGCCGAATTCAGGGATCCCCCCGATCACTACCCGTAGACAACGCGGACGGCCCCGGGCGGGTTGCCCGGGGCCGGCGACGGAAATCGAGGGTGGCGCGGGGACGCCGACGGCCCCGGGCTCGGTGCCCGGGGCCGTCGGCGCAATACTCCCTTATGCAGCGATGGTCGAGGCCAGCTTGGGCTGGCCGATCGTCGTCCGCAACGTCGTGTTCATCCGCGGCGCCGGGGAAACCCGCAGGTCGGCGAGGTCGTTCCCGATCAGCTCGGACATCAGGCGGCCGCCTTCGATGCCCGCTGCCGACGCCTCGGCGCCCCGCTTCTCCCGGGGCGCGCCTTCCACGATCCGCTCGTCGACCGGTGGGACCTCGACGTTGTCGAGGGCCGAAACGTCCGCCGCCACGTTGTGCAGCAGCTCGCCGAGCGGAAGGTCCAGAGCCTGGCAGATGGACGCCAGCAGCTCGCTCGACGCCTCCTTCTGGCCCCGCTCCACCTCCGAGAGGTAGCCGAGGCTGACCCTGGCGGCGCGGGAGATGTCGCGCAGCGTACGACGCTGGTTGGTGCGGGCATGACGGAGCCGATCACCGATCGCCTCACGCAACAGCACGGTCATCACGCGCCTCCCTTCCGAACAAGTACCCCCTACGTTACCCAGAGCGGCGCCCCGGGCGCAGGAGTTGGTGTGCACGTACGCCAAGGGCGAACGCGTGTTTCACGCCAAATGTTCCCCGAGCAGCGCAAACGCGGCCAAGACCGACTCGGTCCTGATCAAGTCGCGATCGCCGCTCAAGGCCAGGCTACGCACTGTACGCGTTCCCGGCCCGGCGAGCCCGACGTGCACGGTGCCCGGCGGGACGCCGTCCTGGGCCGACGGCCCGGCCACGCCGGTGAGCCCGAGGCCCCACGTGGCGCCGCACCGGTCGCGGGCCCCCTCGGCCAGCTGGGCCGCCACCTCGGGGTGGACCGCCCCGTGCTCGGCCAGCAGCTCCGCGGAGACGCCGGCCAGCGCCGCCTTCAGCTCGGTGGCGTAGACCACCAGTCCCCGCGCAGCACCGCGCTCGCCCCCGGCACCCGCGCCAGGGTGGCGCAGACCAGGCCCGCAGTCAGCGACTCGGCCGCCGCCACCGTTTCGCCCCGCGCGGTCAGGGCCGCGACCAGGGCCGTTTCGTCCACGCTCAGCTCCCGGTGACCCGGCGCCCGGCCGCACGCAGTCGCACCGCCCGCACCAGGTAGTCGACGCCGGTCACCACGGTCAGCACCAGCGCCAGCCCCATCAGCGCCCACCGCACCGGGTCGGCACCGGACGGCAGCGGCAGCAGGTACGCCACGATCGCGGCGATCTGCGCCATCGTCTTCGCCTTCCCGCCGCGGCTGGCCGGGATCACGCCGTGCCGGATCACCCAGAACCGCAGCAGCGTCACGCCGATCTCGCGCACCGCGATGACGATCGTGACCCACCAGCCCAGCTCGCCCAGCACGCTCAGCCCGACCAGCGCCGCGCCGGTCAGCGCCTTGTCCGCGATCGGGTCGGCGATCTTGCCGAAGTCGGTGATCAGGCCGAACTTCCGGGCCACCCAGCCGTCGAGCTGGTCGGTGGCCGACGCGACGGCGAACAGGCCGGTCGCGATCGCCCGCCAGGTCGTGTCGTGGCCGTCGCCGACGAACAGCGCGATCACGAACAGCGGCACCAGGACCAGGCGCGAGAGCGTCAGGAGGTTCGCGACGTTGAGCGTCGGGACCGGGGTCGGCTCCGGGACCTGCGCGGGGACGTCGTGGGCGAGGCCCTCGTCGGCGGCGTCGCTGGGGAGCGCACTCACCGGTCGGCGTCCGGTGCCGCGCGGACGATCAGGTCCACGCCGGCGGAGTCGACGACCTCGCAGCGGAGGAAGTCGCCGACCTGCACCTTCTCCGGCGCGTCGAGGATGACGCACTCGCCGTCGACCTCCGGCGCCTGGTGGGCGGCGCGGCCGGTCAGCTCGCCGTCGTCGTCCAGCTCGACCAGGACGTCGACGAAGGTGCCGATCCGGTCCTCGGCGCGCTGCGCGGTCAGCTCCTCGACCAGCGCGGAGATCCGCGTGACGCGCTTCGCGACCTCTTCGGCGTCGAGCTTGCCGTCGAAGCCCTCGGCCTCGGTGCCGTCCTCGTCGGAGTAGCCGAAGACGCCGACCGCGTCGAGGCGCGCGCCGGTCAGGAAGCGTTCCAGCTCGCTCAGGTCGTGCTCGGTCTCGCCGGGGAACCCGACGATCACGTTGGTGCGGATGCCCGCCTCGGGCGCGTACTCGCGGATCTGCTCGCACAGCGCCAGGAACGAGTCGGTCGAGCCGAACCGCCGCATCCGGCGCAGCACCTGCTCGCTCGAGTGCTGGAAGG
Encoded proteins:
- a CDS encoding PspA/IM30 family protein, which translates into the protein MANPFVKFWKYMMAAFSSKIDEHADPKVQIQQAIEEAQRNHQALTQQAASVIGNQRQLEMKLNRQLGEVEKLQASTRQALVLADEARAKGDEQKATEFENAAESFATQLVTAEQSIEDLKTLHDQSLQAAAQAKKAVERNSQMLQQKLAERTKLLSQLEQAKMQEQVSASLNQMSQLAAPGNTPSLEEVRDKIEKRYTTALGSAELAQNSVQGRMMEVQASTTQLAGQSRLQQIRASMHGDSVAQVTDGGKAAPASTSQSDIQREIQARVQAEQGKNPA
- a CDS encoding helix-turn-helix domain-containing protein, producing the protein MTVLLREAIGDRLRHARTNQRRTLRDISRAARVSLGYLSEVERGQKEASSELLASICQALDLPLGELLHNVAADVSALDNVEVPPVDERIVEGAPREKRGAEASAAGIEGGRLMSELIGNDLADLRVSPAPRMNTTLRTTIGQPKLASTIAA
- the pgsA gene encoding CDP-diacylglycerol--glycerol-3-phosphate 3-phosphatidyltransferase; protein product: MSALPSDAADEGLAHDVPAQVPEPTPVPTLNVANLLTLSRLVLVPLFVIALFVGDGHDTTWRAIATGLFAVASATDQLDGWVARKFGLITDFGKIADPIADKALTGAALVGLSVLGELGWWVTIVIAVREIGVTLLRFWVIRHGVIPASRGGKAKTMAQIAAIVAYLLPLPSGADPVRWALMGLALVLTVVTGVDYLVRAVRLRAAGRRVTGS